A single window of Bombus affinis isolate iyBomAffi1 chromosome 15, iyBomAffi1.2, whole genome shotgun sequence DNA harbors:
- the LOC126924843 gene encoding U3 small nucleolar ribonucleoprotein protein MPP10 — MADIEIFNSILNTINNNTKKPEQFLSIQHDIAIDFKNSIKRLYDFTKQQSQTNTNALPELVTEGFDEEQIWQQLELQNESELDHLIGDVSKLLAKTKVFKIPISTTNPISEPEQDNEEDLSDNEEDLSDNEEKMIEDETSEDEEKLQSILKQQTNVKKRKKKSSIVDDKFFKLEELDEYLMKEEKKEKEDEKNEEESSDESVDLFNYFSDDDNQTEKAELLKYADFFDSPESEDENLHYSKRRKSINDKESDDNKSLNDGSDSDNEMDINSEMEDPKSSKKKVTFNLTNDSDETDSIENKNIDPKEDVEIKSSLETRQERLKKRIEKLEEEAIGDKPWQLKGEVTASNRPQNSLLEEFVEFDITTRPAPVITEQTTLKLEDIIKQRIKDKAWDDVEKKFKPVETPLEYKKKLILNQEKSKESLSQIYENEYIRQREALNPNNNEKEEEEPTLHTEIRERMDSVFSKLNALSNFHYTPSRAKPEIRIINNMPAINMEEVAPVGMSDAALLAPEEIKAKPRGDVLGKSERTKTDMKRDRRRKKMRQRARQQAMEQKEKLNALKPGIAKKYKQEKATELVKKLSKDRNIIKMDESSFRAPKSSTAFFNQLQDEVKSHIKAKTDTDNKKKQNNVLSAMKLKL; from the exons atggctgatatagaaatatttaatagCATTTTAAATACGATCAATAATAATACTAAGAAGCCGGAGCAATTTTTAAG TATACAACACGATATTGCTATAGATTTTAAAAATTCCATAAAGCGTTTATATGATTTTACAAAACAGCAGTCACAAACAAATACGAATGCCTTGCCAGAGCTTGTTACAGAAGGCTTTGATGAAGAACAGATCTGGCAGCAGCTTGAATTGCAAAATGAGAGTGAACTTGATCACCTGATTGGTGATGTTTCTAAACTTTTAGCCAAAACTAAAGTATTCAAAATACCAATCAGTACAACTAATCCTATATCGGAACCTGAACAAGATAATGAAGAAGATTTATCAGATAATGAAGAAGATTTATCAGATAATGAAGAAAAGATGATAGAGGATGAAACCTCAGAGGATGAGGAGAAGCTACAAAGTATTTTAAAACAGCAAACGAAtgtaaagaaaagaaagaagaaatcatCAATAGTAGAtgacaaattttttaaattagaagAGCTGGATGAGTACttaatgaaagaagaaaaaaaagagaaagaggatgAAAAGAATGAAGAAGAATCTAGTGATGAATCTGTAgatttattcaattatttttccGATGATGACAACCAAACTGAAAAAGCAGAACTATTAAAGTATGCAGACTTTTTTGATAGTCCAGAAAGTGAAGATGAAAATCTTCATTATTCCAAACGACGCAAAAGTATAAATGACAAAGAGTCTGATGATAATAAATCGCTAAATGATGGTAGTGATTCAGATAATGAAATGGATATAAATAGTGAAATGGAAGATCCAAAGTCTTCCAAGAAGAAGGTCACATTTAATCTCACAAATGATTCTGATGAAACAGAtagtatagaaaataaaaatatcgatcCGAAAGAAGATGTAGAAATTAAGTCTTCTCTGGAAACGCGACAAGAGAGATTAAAAAAGAGGATTGAAAAGCTAGAAGAGGAAGCTATAGGAGACAAACCTTGGCAATTAAAGGGCGAGGTCACTGCATCAAATAGGCCACAGAATTCATTGTTAGAGGAATTTGTTGAATTTGACATTACAACTCGACCCGCACCTGTAATTACTGAACAAACAACATTAAAACTAGAAGATATAATTAAGCAAAGGATAAAAGACAAAGCTTGGGATGATGTTGAGAAGAAATTTAAACCAGTTGAGACACCATTAGAGTACAAAAAGAAGTTGATCTTGAATCAGGAAAAAAGTAAAGAAAGTTTATCTCAAATTTACGAAAATGAGTACATTAGACAAAGGGAAGCATTAAATCCAAATAACaatgagaaagaagaagaggaaccAACATTGCATACGGAAATTCGTGAAAGGATGGATTCTGTGTTCTCCAAGTTAAATGCTTTGTCTAACTTCCATTACACACCATCACGG GCTAAACCTGAAATAAGGATCATTAATAACATGCCTGCAATCAATATGGAGGAAGTGGCACCAGTTGGAATGAGTGATGCCGCTTTATTAGCTCCAGAGGAAATTAAAG CCAAACCACGAGGTGATGTGCTTGGTAAATCGGAAAGAACCAAAACGGATATGAAACGAGATCGAAGACGCAAGAAGATGAGACAACGTGCACGACAACAGGCCATggagcaaaaagaaaaattaaatgcACTCAAACCAGGCATTGCTAAGAAATACAAGCAAGAAAAGGCAACAGAGTTGGTAAAGAAATTGAGCAAGGAtcggaatattataaaaatggaCGAGTCCAGTTTTAGAGCTCCTAAGTCCTCTACAGCTTTCTTTAATCAACTGCAAGACGAAGTAAAGAGCCATATTAAAGCGAAGACTGACACAGATAATAAGAAGAAGCAAAACAATGTTCTATCTGCGATGAAATTAAAGTTATAA